A genomic window from Camelina sativa cultivar DH55 chromosome 2, Cs, whole genome shotgun sequence includes:
- the LOC104723300 gene encoding F-box/kelch-repeat protein At5g49000-like — translation MSSSKEKRKSPPSESAPDPSLPYDLLLSCFARVSRLYYPTLSVVSKNCRSLVASPELYKTRSFLNRTESCLYVCLDFPPDPNPRWFTLYRRPNQTQKTEYSSGYVLVPIPIPNSPPVDYKVLVTVGSNIYAIGGSVENAPSSSVSMLDCRSHTWHEAPSMRMERYNPAANVVDGKIYVSGSLEDSNSSNWMEVFDVKTQSWKPVLSPLDKRCSSIYTSAVIEGEIYLIGDKVVAYKPEGDKWGGDIGEHQNMDSGVFYRCYCVIDNILYCYRPGGIRWYDSEKRLWRRLKGLKGLSTAASCCVKLADYGGKMAILWDKYLPSAGYKSHTISCAVVSFGRCRNQDIRGKVEWFDDMLTVPGSYNFVGVLAATL, via the coding sequence ATGTCATCgtcgaaggagaagaggaagtcGCCGCCGTCGGAATCGGCTCCAGATCCATCACTTCCCTATGATCTGCTATTAAGCTGCTTCGCACGCGTGTCGAGATTATACTACCCGACTCTCTCCGTAGTCTCCAAGAACTGTCGATCCCTCGTTGCGTCGCCAGAGCTTTACAAGACTCGATCTTTCTTGAACCGCACGGAGAGTTGTCTCTACGTTTGCTTAGATTTCCCTCCTGATCCTAACCCACGTTGGTTCACTCTCTACCGAAGACCTAATCAAACCCAGAAGACAGAGTACTCAAGTGGATATGTTTTGGTTCCGATCCCTATTCCCAATTCACCTCCTGTGGACTACAAGGTTCTCGTGACGGTTGGCTCTAATATCTATGCCATTGGCGGATCCGTTGAGAATGCACCTTCCTCTAGCGTCTCAATGTTAGACTGCAGGTCTCATACTTGGCACGAGGCTCCAAGCATGCGTATGGAGCGGTATAACCCAGCTGCTAATGTTGTTGATGGGAAGATTTATGTATCAGGAAGCTTAGAAGACTCAAATTCCTCCAATTGGATGGAGGTTTTCGATGTAAAGACTCAATCTTGGAAACCTGTGTTGAGCCCTCTTGATAAGAGATGTAGTAGTATATACACTAGTGCAGTGATTGAAGGAGAAATCTACTTGATTGGGGATAAGGTTGTGGCTtacaagcctgaaggagataaATGGGGAGGAGATATAGGAGAGCATCAGAATATGGATTCAGGAGTGTTTTATCGTTGTTATTGTGTGATAGATAACATACTCTATTGTTATCGTCCTGGTGGAATCAGATGGTACGACTCAGAGAAAAGATTGTGGAGGCGTTTGAAGGGTTTGAAAGGATTGTCTACGGCTGCTAGTTGTTGTGTTAAGTTGGCGGATTATGGTGGAAAGATGGCGATTTTGTGGGACAAGTATTTACCTTCTGCTGGCTATAAGAGTCATACGATTTCTTGTGCGGTGGTTTCCTTTGGAAGATGCAGGAATCAGGATATTCGTGGAAAGGTCGAGTGGTTTGATGATATGCTTACAGTCCCTGGCTCTTACAATTTCGTGGGTGTTCTTGCTGCTACTCTTTGA